A stretch of Plasmodium chabaudi chabaudi strain AS genome assembly, chromosome: 14 DNA encodes these proteins:
- a CDS encoding deoxyhypusine hydroxylase, putative, with translation MAEIKIEGPRVIKYEDSTNKNFIRKYLMDVKNEFIEKQMRALYECREVYKDDIDEVLNILTYALENNDSVLLRHEIAYVIGQIGNEKNNNLLIRLLSDKDENLMVRHEAAEGLAAIGSDSNIEVIQKFINDEQIEVRETCELALSSLIEKNKYAVCSCSNKNIIKDAIKEKRSEEFVSKRFNTIDPIVFTLNSNDNFGKLIDDLNNINLPLKLRYEALFKLRDMESEDSINALGEALLRDTKSAIFRHEVAFVLGQALRLNSLKYLISSLKNEKEHEMVRHEAALALGSLGSLNLNSQEYKDAQDVIINTLKNYSKDGCRVVAESCLVGLDYIAENLNITIEIN, from the coding sequence ATGGctgaaattaaaatagaAGGGCCTCgagtaataaaatatgaagatagtacaaataaaaactttataaggaaatatttaatggatgttaaaaatgaatttatagaaaaacaaatgagAGCATTATATGAGTGCCGAGAAGTGTATAAAGATGATATAGATGAAGTACTAAATATTCTTACTTATGctttagaaaataatgatagcGTTTTATTAAGGCATGAAATTGCATATGTAATAGGGCAAATAggtaatgaaaaaaataataatcttTTAATAAGATTATTAAGTGATAAAGACGAAAATTTAATGGTTAGGCATGAAGCTGCTGAAGGGTTAGCCGCAATAGGTAGCGATTCAAATATAGAagttatacaaaaatttataaacgATGAACAAATAGAAGTTAGAGAAACTTGTGAATTAGCTTTAAGTTCattaattgaaaaaaacaaatacgCAGTTTGTTCATGttctaataaaaatattataaaggatgcaataaaagaaaaaagaagtGAAGAATTTGTTTCTAAAAGATTTAATACAATTGATCCAATTGTATTTACATTAAATAGTAATGATAACTTTGGTAAATTAATTGacgatttaaataatattaatttaccTTTAAAATTGCGATATGAagcattatttaaattgagAGACATGGAATCAGAGGATTCTATAAATGCTTTAGGGGAAGCTTTATTAAGAGACACAAAATCAGCCATTTTTAGGCATGAGGTTGCATTTGTACTAGGACAAGCATTACGTTTAAATTCTTTAAAGTATTTAATATCATctttgaaaaatgaaaaagagcATGAAATGGTTAGGCATGAAGCGGCTTTAGCATTGGGCTCTTTAGGAagtttaaatttaaattcaCAAGAATATAAAGATGCACAAGATGTTATTATAAacactttaaaaaattattcaaaGGATGGCTGCAGGGTTGTTGCCGAAAGTTGTTTGGTTGGGCTAGATTACATAGCGGAAAA
- a CDS encoding ATP-dependent RNA helicase DHR1, putative: MEYENCESDSNYTNQVENCENPELEMDGLSQNKELTRKERKRLEYEERNRKKKEKQIKKIQKIITKCNIKSLDGLKNNALINNNDIFQICENSDQLTSITKTEHTKQKLNNDTDEYAESLNKEQNVNNKNNSKPKDQNNINGLYMNNHLQSLGILSKKQIMKTLKNKLKKNKESEKKMLFKKIEQFNLNNKGHNIMTHKNANNKSEKNQENLDKLFKAYEQMNIDLPKNLKIAKNKLETRKKRLLKCINKKELESILEQEENNPPKKSKVIKQFNHEEQNYQSEENKSNDLTSENSDENLEDDHTEISKDDSVTSSINLYNDEENILYQNGNNQKEMQSIEIKEYESIDEGDDNVNKKDKIHERKILYERVNINRDEKIEKLRSSLPVVGYEQEIIEAILNHDVVFISGDTGCGKSTQVPQFAYEYGFSTNNYLIGITEPRKIAVKSISNRLNEELNIKDVAGYQVRFEKSHFLKNSKIKVMTEGILLKEIMSDFVLSKYSIIILDEAHERSINMDLILGFLSIICKIRKEKYFAYKSDIIPLKVIIMSATITDNNLFENKIFTDYTSINIPTDKVPVVDHFLSYTPKDYVEEAKKKIIQIHKKLPPGSILVFLTSQEEIYQLYNALNNLKMTKEIIENTTFSENNQKHIESDQDENSQIFDLPEEKNTENERISFFVKDQDENKEKTIIFDASDDEDSDSEEGDVNSKAGDNESDTENSFKNNYESKNEEISFNSSEKMANDNDTNAYVYTEKEISNECNEMEAFEKEVSSFDENDPQNNHFDSDQKTDGKIENDQNNELSNDTDNSDQNSNDKKNSEKSKKESTIWKGSDGSGKLTVYKLYSNLPIKKQMQLFNNPKDNERVCILSTNIAETSLTLPNIRYVIDSGKEKKKIYSAVNDYSYYIIDNISKSSALQRKGRAGRVLHLLKNNKKNKKKIEMEKGHVYKLYSSNYYNYFFKNNTDVPILNYPLDSLILYLLSFKIENVEKFPFINKPDSSKFQEARKRLIYFNCIYFGYKDIEFLFKNLSDKIASKQGIQNHVNMFNPQNKKGITLVGNFILSSPISIRYAKILTDVCLKSLSIKNTSTIPLACLLVSCLYLESIFSYDYKLSLKYKKSEKKKKKKPNNSQTNGNDGNNTSANGNINTSNNILMNLILKKNNTQEDLSDGSDSYDNSSDEDINSSHQNPNNDENSINMIEEYKSNFSNDIDFYLNLCISFYFSKERDKFCYNMKLDKKKMDELLKLSNHLMKIINFKLNHNITFDMLEKNISPVSKKIIYYAIFQGFIDHLAIRSDLIHNEHTRNLQIQNYNNKKAYFTQNMNIPIYINSNSALYKNRPYPQYILYNYIMKNRNSYLMFDCLNISDSDLGKITNVCIYINGYEKIPPPTYDIEKDKIIVCARPIYLPASHYLSIITKELNENDIAFYNYIALFTLDGSMFPKMLKFQKFYSHTASNIINCSTQNIKRFISELKNNKINNRASLISKWEKENSFLKQEFMSLIANKITKYDEKLINNLWPPID; this comes from the exons ATGGAATATGAAAACTGTGAATCAGATAGTAATTATACAAATCAAGTAGAAAACTGTGAAAATCCCGAGCTGGAAATGGATGGGTTATCACAAAATAAGGAATTAACAAGAAAAGAACGAAAAAGGTTAGAATATGAAGAACgaaatcgaaaaaaaaaagaaaaacaaataaagaaaatacaaaaaataattactaaatgtaatataaaatcGTTGGATggcttaaaaaataatgcattAATTAATAACAACGATATATTCCAGATTTGTGAGAATAGCGATCAGCTAACTTCGATTACTAAAACAGAACATACTAAGCAAAAGTTAAACAATGACACAGATGAATATGCAGAAAGCTTAAACAAAGAACAAAATgttaacaataaaaataacagtAAACCAAAAgaccaaaataatataaatggtctttatatgaataaccATTTACAATCTCTAGGCATATTAtcgaaaaaacaaataatgaagacattaaaaaataagcttaaaaaaaacaaggaatcagagaaaaaaatgctttttaaaaaaatagagcAATTTAacttaaataataaggGACATAACATTATGACACACAAAAATGCTAACAAcaaaagtgaaaaaaatcaagAAAACTTAGATAAATTGTTCAAGGCATATGAACAAATGAATATTGATTTGCCAAAAAATCTAAAAATcgcaaaaaataaattggaAACACGAAAGAAAAGGCTTTTAAagtgtataaataaaaaagaattagaGTCTATACTTGAACAGGAAGAAAACAATCCCCCCAAAAAATCGAaagtaataaaacaatttaatcatgaagaacaaaattatcaaagtgaagaaaataaaagtaacGATTTAACTAGCGAAAATAGTGATGAAAATTTAGAAGATGATCATACAGAAATATCTAAAGATGATAGTGTTACAAGCTCTATCAACTTATATAATGACGAAGAAAATATACTATATCAAAATGGGAACAATCAAAAAGAAATGCAAAGTATTGAAATTAAAGAATATGAATCAATAGATGAAGGGGATGacaatgtaaataaaaaagataaaatccATGAAAGAAAAATCCTTTATGAACGTGTAAACATAAATAGagatgaaaaaatagaaaaactTAGATCATCATTACCTGTTGTAGGTTATGAACAAGAAATAATCGAAGCTATACTAAATCATGATGTTGTTTTTATAAGTGGAGATACAGGGTGTGGAAAGTCAACACAAGTTCCACAATTTGCATATGAATATGGTTTTTCCactaataattatttaattggtATAACAGAACCGAGAAAAATTGCTGTTAAAAGTATTTCAAATCGATTAAACgaagaattaaatattaaagatGTTGCTGGATATCAAGTTAGATTTGAAAaatcacattttttaaaaaatagtaaaattaAAGTTATGACTGAAGGAATATTgttaaaagaaattatgagcgattttgttttatcaaaatatagtATCATAATATTAGATGAAGCACATGAACGAAGTATAAATATGGATCTTATTTTAGGGTTTTTATCtataatatgtaaaattcgaaaagaaaaatattttgcatataaatCAGATATTATTCCCTTAAAAGTTATAATAATGTCTGCTACTATTACTGATAATAAtctttttgaaaataaaatattcacaGATTACACTTCAATTAATATACCAACTGATAAAGTCCCAGTTGTAGatcattttctttcatATACCCCAAAAGATTATGTTGAAGaagctaaaaaaaaaatcatacaaattcataaaaaactTCCCCCAGGTAGTATATTAGTTTTCTTAACAAGCCAAGAAGAAATTTATCAATTATATAACGCTCtcaataatttaaaaatgactAAAGAAATTATAGAAAACACAACTTTTTctgaaaataatcaaaaacATATAGAAAGTGATCAAGATGAAAATTCACAGATATTCGATTTACccgaagaaaaaaatactgaAAATGAGCGAATAAGCTTTTTTGTTAAAGATcaagatgaaaataaagaaaaaacaattatattCGATGCATCAGATGATGAAGATAGTGACAGTGAAGAAGGTGATGTAAATAGTAAAGCTGGTGACAATGAAAGTGATACCGAAAACTctttcaaaaataattatgaatcgaaaaatgaagaaataagCTTTAATTCTTCTGAAAAAATGGCAAATGACAATGATACAAATGCCTACGTTTATAcggaaaaagaaataagtAATGAATGTAACGAAATGGAGGCCTTCGAAAAAGAAGTTTCCTCatttgatgaaaatgatcCCCAAAACAACCACTTTGATAGCGATCAAAAAACAGATGGAAAAATTGAAAACGACCAAAATAATGAACTTTCAAATGATACTGATAATAGCGATCAAAATAGCAATGACAAAAAGAACAGTGAAAAATCTAAAAAAGAATCAACCATATGGAAAGGAAGTGATGGATCAGGTAAACTTACAGTATATAAACTATATTCTAATTTacctataaaaaaacaaatgcaattatttaataaccCTAAGGATAATGAACGAGTGTGCATTTTAAGTACAAATATTGCAGAAACATCTCTCACTTTACCAAACATTCGTTATGTTATTGACTCtggaaaagaaaaaaaaaaaatatattcagcAGTCAACGATTattcttattatattattgataACATAAGCAAAAGTTCAGCACTTCAAAGAAAAGGGCGAGCTGGGCGAGTATTAcatttattgaaaaataataaaaaaaataagaagaAAATCGAAATGGAAAAGGGgcatgtatataaattatattcttcaaattattataattatttttttaaaaataatactgaTGTcccaattttaaattaccCTCTTGATTCGTTGATCTTATATTTGTTAAGctttaaaattgaaaatgttgaaaagtttccatttattaataaaccAGATAGTTCCAAATTTCAAGAAGCTCGAAAAAGattgatatatttcaattgtatatattttggctATAAAGATATtgaatttctttttaaaaatctAAGTGATAAAATAGCTTCAAAACAAGGAATTCAAAATCatgtaaatatgtttaatccacaaaataaaaaaggaattacACTTGTaggaaattttattttatcttcaCCAATCAGTATTAGATATGCTAAAATTTTAACTGATGTTTGTTTAAAATCTttatctataaaaaatactagCACAATTCCGTTAGCTTGTCTTTTAGTCTCTTGTTTGTATCTTGaatcaattttttcatatgacTATAAACTCagtttaaaatataaaaaaagcgaaaaaaaaaaaaaaaaaaaaccaaATAATAGCCAAACCAATGGAAACGATGGTAATAATACATCTGCCAATGGAAATATTAACACATCaaataacattttaatgaacttaattttaaaaaagaacaaCACCCAAGAAGATCTATCTGATGGTTCAGATTCCTACGACAACAGTTCCGATGAAGATATTAATTCATCACATCAAAATCCGAATAATGACGAAAATAGCATAAACATGATTGAAGAATATAAGTCCAATTTTAGCAATGAtattgatttttatttaaacttGTGTAtctctttttatttttcaaaagaaagagataaattttgttacaATATGAAattagataaaaaaaaaatggatgaACTACTTAAACTTTCAAAccatttaatgaaaataattaattttaaactTAATCATAATATTACTTTTGATATgcttgaaaaaaatatatcaccagtatcaaaaaaaattatttactaTGCAATTTTTCAAGGGTTCATAGATCATTTGGCAATACGTTCTGACTTAATACACAATGAGCATACAAGAAACTTgcaaatacaaaattataacaataaaaaagcatattttacccaaaatatgaatattcctatatatattaattcgAATTCtgctttatataaaaatag GCCATATCCacaatacatattatacaattatattatgaagAATAGAAATTCATATCTCATGTTTGATTGCTTAAATATTAGCGATTCAGACTTGggaaaaataacaaatgtTTGTATTTACATTAATggatatgaaaaaattccACCACCCACATATGATATAGAAAAggataaaattattgtttGCGCAAGGCCTATATATTTGCCTGCTTCTCATTATTTATctataataacaaaagaattaaatgaaaatgatattgccttttataattatattgcCTTATTTACATTAGATGGATCAATGTTTCCAAAAATGCTCAAGTtccaaaaattttattcacATACTGCAAGTAACATTATTAATTGCAGCacacaaaatattaaaaggtTTATATcggaattaaaaaacaacaaaattaataatag ggCGAGCTTAATATCCAAATgggaaaaagaaaatagttttttaaaacaagaATTTATGTCATTGATTGCAAACAAAATTACCAAATACGATGAGAAacttattaataatttgtgGCCGCCTATAGACTGA
- a CDS encoding 40S ribosomal protein S7, putative, with protein MVSAKSKILKSNPTDLEKEIAQCLVDIELSTSSDIKNDTKAIKILSCDLIEVEKIKKKTILIYIPYKIYATYVRKIQRKLINELEKKTKKYVVLVAKRTILKSRQKTKSFKILPRSRTLTSVYDSVLEDIVSPSEIIGKRISMKADGKRVFRIMLDPKERQRDNIDEKLISFAAVYKKITKRDTIFSLPPSNEK; from the exons ATGGTTTCTGCAAAAAGTAAAATTCTTAAAAGCAATCCAACTGACTtggaaaaagaaattgCACAATGTTTGGTCGACATTGAATTATCAACCTCCTCGGATATAAAGAATGATACCAaagcaataaaaatattatcatgtGATTTGATAGaagttgaaaaaataaaaaaaaaaacaattttgatttatatcccatataaaatatatgctacCTATGTAAGAAAGATTCaaagaaaattaattaatgagttagaaaagaaaaccaaaaaatatgtagtGCTAGTTGCAAAGAGAACCATATTAAAATCTAGgcaaaaaacaaaatcatttaaaatCTTACCAAGATCAAGAACTTTAACAAGCGTATATGATTCAGTTTTAGAAGATATTGTTTCTCCCAGTGAAATAATTGGAAAGAG aATAAGTATGAAAGCTGATGGAAAAAGAGTATTCAGAATCATGTTAGACCCAAAGGAAAGGCAACGAGATAACATTGACGAAAAACTTATTAGTTTTGCTgctgtatataaaaaaattacaaaaagaGATACCATATTTTCCTTACCACcatcaaatgaaaaataa
- a CDS encoding ATP synthase-associated protein, putative produces MLSLVKKFSGCFVRGCSWCKNVGFRKFFSEDYFWTKANVGPFFIGLFTAPYWISGLKSIYWSIRYDQLNKQEILSDRFTWLYERMLEDEVHKTLLDKLPSYNFKNNGPENILGPNKI; encoded by the exons atgctTTCACTCGTAAAGAAATTTTCTGGATGCTTTGTTCGCGGATGCTCCTGGtgtaaaaa CGTTGGATTCCGTAAATTCTTTAGTGAAGATTATTTTTGGACCAAAGCAAATGTTGGCCCATTTTTCATAGGTCTTTTCACAGCACCTTATTGGATTTCTGGTTTAAAA AGCATATACTGGAGCATACGTTATGATCAACTCAACAAGCAGGAAATATTATCCGACAGATTCACTTGGCTATATGAAAGAATGCTAGAAGACGAAGTTCACAAAACACTTTTAGATAAATTACCATcctataattttaaaaataatggaccagaaaatatattaggccctaataaaatataa
- a CDS encoding methyltransferase, putative has protein sequence MPFSSDGKINFDYIYNNKELKNKCYLPSSDTFVFAEALEEDAETISPNVNMVLEMGTGSGYLILFLYELLLKKNKKVDLLYCIDINKDACNCVQNAISLNAISNVEIINNNLFNNLRTCGQFDIILFNPPYVETEQDEMNKTDIVASYAGGKHGREVILKFLHTVYDYLSNNGILYLLLEKNNIPHEIMDSTLISEKFHYTELKKKKTLNETIFIYKLRKKI, from the exons ATGCCATTTTCATCCGACGGCAAAATTAATTtcgattatatatataacaataaagAGCTCAAGAACAAATGCTACCTACCTAGTAGCGACACCTTTGTATTTGCCGAAGCTCTAGAAGAAGATGCTGAAACAATTTCTCCTAATGTGAATATGGTCTTGGAAATGGg AACCGGAAGCGGATATCttattctatttttatatgaactattattaaagaagaataaaaaagtcGATCTTCTTTACTGTATTGATATTAACAAAGATGCTTGTAATTGTGTACAAAATGCAATTAGTCTTAATGCAATTTCAAATGttgaaataattaataataatttatttaataatttacgAACATGTGGGCAATTCGACATAATCTTATTTAATCCTCCTTATGTTGAAACAGAACAAGatgaaatgaataaaacCGATATTGTCGCTTCATATGCTGGGGGAAAACATGGAAGAGAAGTTATTTTAAAGTTTTTACATACTGTATATGATTATCTTAGTAATAAtggaatattatatttactattggaaaaaaataacatacCACATGAAATTATGGACAGTACTCTTATATCTGAAAAATTCCATTATacagaattaaaaaagaagaaaaccCTAAATGAAACGATTTTTATCTACAAACTtcgtaaaaaaatttaa